One Pantoea eucalypti genomic region harbors:
- the dppB gene encoding dipeptide ABC transporter permease DppB translates to MLQFILRRLGLVIPTFIGITLLTFAFVHMIPGDPVLIMAGERGISPERHAQLMALLGLDQPLWKQYLHYINGVLHGDLGISLKSRIPVWDEFVPRFKATLELGICAMIFAVAIGIPVGVLAAVKRGSIFDHTAVGISLTGYSMPIFWWGIMLIMLVSVQFNLTPVSGRVGDTVFLDDSMPLTGFMLIDTFFWGEPGDFHDAVMHMILPAIVLGTIPLAVIVRMTRSAMLEVLGEDYIRTARAKGLTRMRVIVVHALRNAMLPVVTVIGLQVGTLLAGAILTETIFSWPGLGRWLIEALQRRDYPVVQGGVLLTAVLIIVVNLLVDLLYGVVNPRIRHKK, encoded by the coding sequence ATGCTGCAGTTCATACTCCGACGTCTGGGCCTTGTTATCCCAACGTTTATCGGCATTACATTACTCACCTTCGCGTTTGTTCACATGATCCCCGGCGATCCGGTGCTGATCATGGCGGGCGAGCGCGGTATTTCACCTGAACGTCATGCACAGTTAATGGCCCTGTTAGGGCTGGATCAGCCGCTGTGGAAACAGTACCTGCACTACATTAACGGCGTATTACATGGCGACCTGGGCATTTCACTTAAAAGCCGCATCCCGGTCTGGGATGAGTTTGTTCCGCGCTTCAAAGCGACGCTGGAACTCGGTATCTGCGCCATGATATTTGCCGTGGCCATTGGCATCCCGGTAGGGGTTCTGGCGGCGGTGAAGCGCGGTTCGATTTTCGATCACACCGCTGTGGGAATCTCACTGACCGGCTACTCCATGCCGATCTTCTGGTGGGGCATCATGTTGATCATGCTGGTTTCGGTTCAGTTCAACCTGACACCCGTTTCCGGTCGAGTCGGCGATACCGTCTTCCTGGATGACAGCATGCCATTAACCGGCTTTATGCTCATCGACACCTTCTTCTGGGGTGAGCCGGGCGACTTCCACGATGCGGTCATGCACATGATTCTGCCAGCCATCGTGCTCGGCACCATTCCGCTGGCGGTGATAGTGCGTATGACGCGGTCGGCGATGCTTGAAGTACTGGGTGAAGATTACATCCGTACGGCGCGCGCTAAAGGCCTGACGCGGATGCGTGTGATCGTGGTGCATGCGCTGCGAAACGCCATGCTGCCGGTGGTCACGGTAATTGGTCTGCAGGTCGGCACGCTGCTGGCCGGGGCGATTCTTACCGAAACCATCTTTTCATGGCCGGGTCTGGGTCGCTGGCTGATTGAAGCGTTGCAGCGCCGTGACTATCCGGTGGTGCAGGGCGGCGTGCTGCTGACCGCAGTACTGATCATCGTGGTCAACCTGCTGGTTGATCTGCTGTATGGCGTGGTTAACCCGCGCATACGTCACAAGAAATAA
- the bcsQ gene encoding cellulose biosynthesis protein BcsQ, with the protein MPLVCVCSPKGGVGKTTLAANLAWSLARSGSKVLAIDFDVQNALRLHFGVPLHDGRGFVARSEEQADWSQSILTTGGNIFVLPYGDVTEPQRERFEENLMKDPHFIKRGLDTVLNYPGLVIVADFPPGPGPALKAMTALADMHLVVMLADTASVSLLPQIEENRMTGKPLNNKQGHYFILNQCDNRRNINRDVTAFMQQRLGDNLLGVVHRDESVGEANASQQSVYDFSPASAAAFDIELIAKRVSSILNITVGNGEVQAPIRTNHY; encoded by the coding sequence ATGCCGTTAGTTTGTGTGTGCTCGCCGAAGGGAGGCGTGGGAAAAACGACGCTGGCGGCGAATCTGGCCTGGAGTCTGGCACGTTCCGGTAGCAAAGTTCTGGCGATTGATTTTGATGTGCAGAATGCATTGCGTCTGCACTTTGGCGTGCCGCTTCATGATGGTCGTGGATTTGTAGCGCGCTCAGAAGAGCAGGCGGACTGGAGCCAGTCAATTCTCACCACCGGCGGCAATATTTTTGTCCTGCCTTATGGCGACGTCACCGAGCCCCAACGTGAACGGTTCGAAGAGAACCTGATGAAAGATCCCCACTTTATTAAACGCGGTCTGGATACGGTGCTCAATTATCCCGGCCTGGTAATTGTGGCTGATTTTCCGCCTGGTCCCGGTCCTGCCCTTAAAGCAATGACGGCGCTGGCCGATATGCATTTAGTGGTGATGTTAGCGGATACCGCGTCAGTGTCGTTATTACCGCAGATTGAAGAGAACCGGATGACCGGTAAACCGCTCAATAATAAGCAGGGTCACTATTTTATCCTGAACCAGTGCGACAACCGCCGGAATATTAATCGCGATGTCACCGCATTTATGCAGCAGCGTCTGGGCGATAACTTACTGGGCGTGGTTCACCGTGATGAAAGCGTGGGTGAAGCCAATGCTTCCCAGCAGTCTGTTTATGATTTCAGCCCGGCTTCGGCAGCGGCATTTGATATTGAACTGATCGCGAAGCGTGTCAGCAGCATTCTGAATATCACCGTGGGTAATGGCGAAGTTCAGGCTCCCATCCGCACAAACCACTATTAG
- the dppF gene encoding dipeptide ABC transporter ATP-binding subunit DppF — translation MSHEIKKDQFLLQAIDLKKHYPVKKGLFGQERLVKALDGVSFNLERGKTLAVVGESGCGKSTLGRLLTMIETPTEGQLYWHGQDLLKHDPQAQKLRRQKIQIVFQNPYGSLNPRKKVSQILEEPLVINTMLTKAERREKTLEMMAKVGLKTEHYDRYPHMFSGGQRQRIAIARGLMLDPDVLIADEPVSALDVSVRAQVLNLMMDLQQDMGLSYVFISHDLSVVEHIADEVMVMYLGRCVEKGSKEAIFANPRHPYTQALLSATPRLNPDDRRERIKLTGELPSPLNPPPGCAFNARCHRRFSTCVQLQPKLKNYGGQEIACFAVDQDENQPVGVAENVS, via the coding sequence ATGAGTCATGAAATTAAGAAAGATCAGTTTCTGTTACAGGCGATTGATCTGAAGAAGCACTACCCGGTGAAGAAGGGACTGTTTGGTCAGGAGCGTCTGGTCAAGGCACTTGATGGCGTCTCTTTTAATCTGGAACGCGGTAAAACGCTGGCAGTGGTTGGCGAGTCAGGCTGTGGTAAATCCACGCTGGGCCGACTGCTGACCATGATTGAAACCCCGACCGAAGGGCAGCTCTACTGGCACGGTCAGGATCTGCTGAAACACGATCCTCAGGCGCAGAAGCTGCGTCGTCAGAAAATCCAGATCGTGTTCCAGAACCCGTATGGCTCACTCAATCCGCGTAAAAAAGTGAGCCAGATTCTGGAAGAGCCGTTGGTGATCAATACCATGCTTACCAAAGCGGAACGTCGCGAGAAGACGCTGGAAATGATGGCGAAAGTCGGCCTGAAAACTGAACATTATGACCGCTATCCACACATGTTCTCCGGTGGACAGCGCCAGCGTATCGCGATTGCGCGCGGGCTGATGCTCGATCCGGACGTGCTGATTGCTGATGAGCCAGTTTCGGCGCTCGACGTGTCGGTGCGTGCTCAGGTGCTGAACCTGATGATGGATCTGCAGCAGGATATGGGCCTCTCATACGTCTTTATCTCGCACGATTTATCCGTGGTAGAACACATAGCCGATGAGGTAATGGTGATGTACCTCGGCCGTTGCGTAGAAAAGGGCAGTAAAGAGGCGATTTTCGCAAATCCGCGCCATCCTTATACCCAGGCTTTACTGTCAGCGACACCGCGTCTTAATCCTGACGACCGTCGTGAGCGTATTAAGCTGACCGGCGAGCTGCCAAGCCCGCTGAATCCGCCACCAGGCTGCGCCTTTAATGCACGCTGCCATCGGCGTTTCAGCACCTGTGTACAGCTGCAGCCAAAGTTGAAAAACTATGGCGGGCAGGAAATTGCCTGCTTCGCGGTTGATCAGGATGAGAATCAGCCGGTTGGGGTGGCAGAAAACGTCAGCTGA
- the bcsO gene encoding cellulose biosynthesis protein BcsO gives MKNNYDDLQRFKEKTQTLDIDFKDMSGQTQEAAEHSKWALIRQLAKEEQQTPLGSGQRIDLPQPQPLRGDEFTAPLPDAPARPATLNVQPAMAARTSILDSLSGSSLTATSAAERGPSSLFPLPPPPRPQVAEPVAALRAEPVLRAPVADRQPVISPSAPHSEPERFGALFRSRDVTLPKETLLKPLLEKIALCR, from the coding sequence ATGAAGAATAATTACGATGATTTGCAGCGTTTTAAAGAGAAAACGCAAACGCTCGACATCGACTTTAAAGATATGTCTGGCCAGACGCAGGAAGCGGCGGAACACAGTAAATGGGCATTGATTCGTCAGCTGGCGAAAGAAGAACAGCAGACGCCATTGGGCAGCGGTCAGCGTATCGACCTGCCTCAACCTCAGCCGCTGCGCGGTGATGAGTTCACTGCTCCTCTGCCTGACGCTCCTGCACGACCTGCGACCCTGAATGTGCAACCGGCAATGGCTGCCCGCACGTCGATTCTCGATAGCCTGTCAGGCAGCAGCCTGACAGCAACCAGTGCCGCTGAACGCGGTCCTTCGTCGCTTTTTCCGCTACCGCCGCCACCACGACCACAAGTGGCTGAGCCTGTTGCTGCCCTTCGTGCAGAGCCCGTCCTGCGCGCCCCGGTGGCGGATCGACAGCCTGTCATCTCGCCCTCCGCCCCCCATTCTGAACCCGAACGGTTTGGCGCGCTGTTCCGCTCGCGCGATGTGACTCTGCCGAAAGAAACCTTACTCAAACCGTTACTGGAGAAGATTGCGTTATGCCGTTAG
- the dppC gene encoding dipeptide ABC transporter permease DppC translates to MSVVDPGSVTVAPTPMTPFQEFWHYFKRNKGAVVGLVYIIIVLLCAIFADVLAPHAPAEQFRDALLHPPVWQEGGNWSYILGTDDVGRDVLSRLMYGARLSLLVGCLVVVLSLIFGVIFGLLAGYLGGVVDAIIMRVVDIMLALPSLLLALVLVAIFGPSIVNASIALTFVALPHYIRLTRAAVLVEVNRDYVTASGVAGAGMLRQMFVNILPNCLAPLIVQASLGFSNAILDMAALGFLGMGAQPPTPEWGTMLSDVLQYAQSAWWVVTFPGLVILLTVLAFNLMGDGLRDALDPKLKQ, encoded by the coding sequence ATGTCTGTTGTTGATCCCGGCAGCGTTACCGTTGCACCCACGCCGATGACCCCGTTCCAGGAATTCTGGCACTACTTTAAACGTAACAAAGGCGCCGTTGTGGGCCTGGTCTACATCATCATTGTATTGCTTTGCGCTATCTTTGCCGATGTACTGGCCCCGCATGCACCTGCTGAGCAGTTCCGCGATGCGCTGCTGCATCCGCCGGTCTGGCAGGAAGGCGGTAACTGGAGCTACATCCTGGGCACCGACGACGTGGGCCGCGATGTGCTGTCGCGTCTGATGTACGGTGCGCGCCTGTCACTGCTGGTGGGCTGTCTGGTCGTGGTGCTGTCACTGATTTTCGGCGTGATATTTGGCCTGCTGGCCGGTTATCTCGGCGGCGTGGTCGATGCCATCATCATGCGTGTAGTCGATATCATGCTGGCGCTGCCAAGTCTGCTGCTGGCGCTGGTGCTGGTCGCCATCTTTGGCCCCTCAATCGTCAACGCCTCCATCGCGCTGACCTTTGTGGCACTGCCGCACTATATCCGTCTGACCCGCGCGGCGGTGCTGGTCGAAGTGAACCGCGACTATGTCACCGCTTCCGGCGTGGCCGGTGCGGGTATGCTGCGCCAGATGTTCGTGAATATTCTGCCTAACTGCCTTGCACCGCTTATCGTGCAGGCGTCATTAGGTTTCTCCAACGCCATTCTCGATATGGCGGCGTTGGGCTTTCTCGGTATGGGTGCGCAACCGCCAACGCCGGAGTGGGGCACCATGCTCTCCGACGTTCTGCAGTATGCGCAAAGTGCCTGGTGGGTAGTGACCTTCCCTGGATTGGTCATTCTGCTTACCGTACTGGCATTTAACCTGATGGGCGATGGTTTGCGTGATGCCCTCGACCCGAAACTCAAGCAGTAA
- the dppD gene encoding dipeptide ABC transporter ATP-binding protein, translating to MALLNVDKLSVHFGDDKAPFRAVDRISYQVEQGQVVGIVGESGSGKSVSSLAIMGLIDFPGKVMAEKLEFNQRDLQHISERERRQLVGAEVAMIFQDPMTSLNPCYTVGFQIMEAIKVHQGGNKRTRRQRAIDLLNQVGIPDPASRLDVYPHQLSGGMSQRVMIAMAIACRPKLLIADEPTTALDVTIQAQIIELLLELQRQENMALILITHDLALVAEAAHHIIVMYAGQVVESGKATDIFKAPRHPYTQALLRALPEFAADKARLASLPGVVPGKYDRPVGCLLNPRCPYATDLCRQEEPELRTIPGRQSKCHYPLDDAGRPTYES from the coding sequence ATGGCGTTATTAAATGTAGACAAACTATCGGTGCATTTCGGCGACGATAAAGCACCGTTCCGTGCGGTTGACCGCATCAGTTATCAGGTAGAGCAGGGCCAGGTTGTGGGTATCGTGGGCGAGTCTGGCTCCGGTAAATCAGTCAGTTCGCTGGCGATCATGGGGCTGATCGATTTCCCCGGCAAAGTGATGGCTGAGAAGCTGGAGTTCAACCAGCGCGACCTGCAACACATCTCCGAACGCGAGCGCCGCCAGCTAGTGGGTGCAGAAGTGGCGATGATTTTTCAGGACCCGATGACCAGCCTGAATCCCTGCTACACCGTGGGTTTCCAGATTATGGAAGCGATCAAGGTGCATCAGGGCGGCAATAAACGCACGCGGCGTCAGCGGGCAATCGACCTGCTGAATCAGGTCGGTATTCCCGATCCTGCGTCACGTCTCGATGTCTATCCGCACCAGCTGTCGGGCGGCATGAGCCAGCGTGTGATGATTGCGATGGCGATCGCCTGCCGGCCAAAGCTGCTCATCGCCGATGAGCCGACCACAGCGCTCGACGTGACTATCCAGGCACAGATCATCGAACTGCTGCTGGAGTTACAGCGGCAGGAGAACATGGCGCTGATTCTGATTACGCACGATCTGGCGTTAGTGGCAGAAGCGGCTCACCACATTATCGTGATGTATGCCGGTCAGGTGGTGGAGAGCGGCAAAGCGACCGATATTTTCAAAGCGCCGCGCCATCCCTATACGCAGGCGCTGCTGCGTGCGTTGCCAGAGTTTGCGGCGGATAAAGCGCGTCTGGCCTCGCTGCCGGGCGTCGTGCCGGGTAAATATGATCGCCCGGTTGGCTGTCTGCTGAATCCACGCTGCCCTTATGCGACTGACCTTTGTCGTCAGGAAGAACCTGAACTGCGCACCATTCCAGGACGCCAGTCCAAGTGTCACTATCCGCTGGACGATGCCGGGAGACCCACTTATGAGTCATGA
- the dppA gene encoding dipeptide ABC transporter periplasmic-binding protein DppA, which translates to MINSLAKSGMLKVGLSLIAMTVAAGVQAKTLVYCSEGSPEGFNPQLFTSGTTYDASSRQIYNRLVEFTIGTTELHAALAEKWDVSEDGKTYTFHLRKGVKWQTTKDFKPTRDFNADDVVFTFERQLDKNNAYHGVSGGSYEYFEGMDMPKLISKIEKVDDNTVRFVLTRPESPFLADLGMDFASILSKEYADNMLKAGTPQNVDLNPVGTGPFQLLQYQKDSRILYKANPNYWGTKPKIDRLVFSITPDASVRYAKLQKGECQVMPYPNPADIARMKQDKNINLYEQAGLNVGYLSYNVEKKPLDNLKVRQALTMAVNKKAIIDAVYQGAGQPAKNLIPPTMWGYNDAVKDYAYDPEKAKALLKEAGMADGFSIDLWAMPVQRPYNPNARRMAEMIQSDWAKIGVKAKIVTYEWGEYLKRAKAGEHQTVMMGWTGDNGDPDNFLATLFSCSAAKDGSNYSRWCDKSFEDQIQPARATADQAKRIEYYKQAQVVMHDQVPALMIAHSTVYEPVSKKVSGYKVDPLGGHYFAQVDIKE; encoded by the coding sequence ATGATCAACTCCCTGGCTAAATCCGGGATGCTGAAGGTCGGTCTGAGCCTGATTGCTATGACTGTCGCCGCCGGTGTTCAGGCAAAAACCCTCGTTTACTGTTCTGAAGGTTCTCCGGAAGGCTTTAACCCGCAGTTGTTCACTTCGGGCACCACCTACGATGCCAGCTCACGTCAGATCTACAACCGACTGGTTGAGTTCACCATCGGCACCACCGAACTGCACGCTGCACTGGCAGAGAAGTGGGATGTCAGCGAAGACGGTAAAACTTACACCTTCCACCTGCGCAAAGGCGTGAAGTGGCAGACCACTAAAGATTTCAAACCGACGCGTGACTTCAACGCGGATGATGTGGTGTTCACCTTTGAGCGTCAGCTGGATAAAAACAACGCCTATCACGGCGTCTCCGGCGGCAGCTACGAATATTTCGAAGGCATGGATATGCCTAAGCTGATCAGCAAAATTGAGAAAGTGGACGACAACACCGTTCGCTTCGTGCTGACCCGTCCTGAATCGCCGTTCCTCGCCGACCTCGGCATGGATTTCGCCTCGATTCTGTCGAAAGAGTACGCAGACAACATGCTGAAAGCGGGTACCCCGCAAAACGTCGACCTGAACCCGGTCGGTACCGGTCCGTTCCAGCTGCTGCAGTACCAGAAAGATTCGCGCATCCTTTACAAAGCTAACCCGAATTACTGGGGCACCAAGCCAAAAATCGATCGCTTAGTCTTCTCCATTACCCCGGATGCTTCAGTGCGTTACGCCAAACTGCAGAAGGGCGAATGCCAGGTCATGCCTTATCCAAATCCGGCTGACATTGCGCGTATGAAGCAGGACAAGAACATCAACCTGTATGAGCAGGCGGGCCTGAACGTCGGCTATCTGTCATACAACGTTGAGAAAAAACCGCTGGATAACCTGAAAGTACGTCAGGCACTGACCATGGCGGTCAACAAAAAGGCGATTATCGACGCCGTTTATCAGGGTGCAGGTCAGCCTGCTAAAAACCTGATCCCACCAACAATGTGGGGCTATAACGACGCGGTGAAAGACTACGCATACGATCCTGAGAAAGCCAAAGCGCTGCTGAAAGAAGCGGGCATGGCAGACGGTTTCTCAATCGACCTGTGGGCAATGCCGGTTCAGCGTCCTTACAACCCGAACGCACGCCGCATGGCTGAAATGATTCAGAGTGACTGGGCGAAGATTGGCGTCAAAGCCAAAATCGTCACCTACGAGTGGGGCGAATATCTGAAGCGCGCCAAAGCGGGCGAGCACCAGACCGTCATGATGGGCTGGACCGGTGACAATGGGGATCCGGATAACTTCCTGGCTACCCTGTTCAGCTGTTCAGCGGCTAAAGATGGCTCTAACTACTCGCGCTGGTGTGATAAGTCCTTCGAGGACCAGATCCAGCCCGCTCGTGCGACTGCCGATCAGGCGAAGCGCATCGAGTACTACAAACAGGCTCAGGTTGTGATGCATGACCAGGTACCGGCGCTGATGATCGCGCACTCAACGGTATACGAACCGGTCAGCAAGAAAGTCTCCGGGTACAAAGTCGATCCGCTGGGCGGACACTACTTTGCTCAGGTAGACATTAAAGAATAA
- the bcsA gene encoding UDP-forming cellulose synthase catalytic subunit, with translation MSKIGFYLLLLVLAPVAAVIIITPMDSQKQYIFGLISIGMMFLLGFSKSRKITVVMVILSALMSSRYIWWRTTETLHFNSEVEAILGIGLYLAELYVWLILILGFLQTTWPLKRTIEPLPDDTSLWPTVDIYVPSYNESLDVVRDTVLAAQCIDYPRDKLKVYLLDDGKRSEFARFAADVGVGYITRDDNKHAKAGNLNHAMKITKGELICIFDCDHVATRTFLQATVGPFLKDSKLALLQTPHYFYSPDPFERNLRAARSIPNEGSLFYGPVQQGNDNWNATFFCGSCAVIRRSALEEIGGFAVETVTEDAHTALKMQRLGWGSAFLAIPLAAGLATERLGLHIIQRTRWARGMTQIFRVDNPLFGRGLKWQQRLCYLNAMLHFQFGLPRVAFLTAPLAYLLFNLNIIHSSASLIFAYVLPHLVMSLYVNSRMNGRFRYTFWGEIYETVMCFHLVIPTLLTLLSPKHGKFNVTDKGGVLDQGFFDFHIVRPHVIVALLLGIGIVAGVVRAVMHDYFGVDPYVIALNVGWAIFSLIILMAAIAVARETKQVRKTIRVDVQIPAIIHYASGISSRTQTSNLSMGGAQLDAPDGRHETDEIEEIDLMLKSGAITIPVSKISGDEESIRLRFEAMPLARRRELVRVVLARADAWIQPEYKQDNPLISLGTIIRTVFELFWLTWKGRHDKRKNVDPVAAAAKEDGVA, from the coding sequence ATGAGTAAAATCGGGTTTTACCTGCTGCTGCTGGTGCTTGCACCCGTTGCCGCGGTGATCATCATTACGCCAATGGACAGCCAGAAACAGTATATTTTTGGTCTGATCAGCATTGGCATGATGTTTTTATTGGGTTTCAGCAAGAGCCGCAAAATAACTGTGGTGATGGTGATTCTCTCTGCCTTGATGTCCAGCCGCTATATCTGGTGGCGCACTACTGAGACGCTGCACTTTAATTCCGAAGTTGAGGCTATTTTAGGGATTGGCTTATATCTGGCGGAGCTTTACGTCTGGCTGATCTTAATTCTCGGCTTCCTGCAAACCACGTGGCCCTTAAAACGCACGATTGAACCTTTGCCAGACGATACCAGTCTGTGGCCGACGGTTGATATTTATGTGCCTTCCTATAATGAAAGTCTGGATGTGGTGCGCGACACTGTACTGGCCGCGCAATGTATCGACTACCCGCGTGACAAACTTAAAGTTTATCTGCTGGATGATGGTAAGCGCAGCGAATTTGCCCGTTTTGCGGCAGATGTCGGGGTAGGGTACATCACCCGAGACGACAACAAACATGCTAAAGCGGGTAACCTCAACCATGCGATGAAGATCACCAAAGGTGAGCTGATTTGCATCTTTGACTGCGACCACGTGGCGACCCGTACCTTTCTGCAGGCAACGGTGGGGCCGTTCCTGAAAGATTCGAAGCTGGCGCTGCTGCAGACACCACACTATTTCTATTCTCCCGATCCCTTTGAGCGTAACCTGCGCGCCGCGCGCAGCATTCCAAACGAAGGCTCACTCTTTTATGGCCCGGTTCAGCAGGGCAACGACAACTGGAATGCCACCTTCTTCTGTGGCTCCTGTGCGGTGATCCGTCGTTCAGCGCTGGAAGAGATTGGCGGCTTTGCTGTTGAAACTGTCACCGAAGATGCGCATACCGCCCTGAAAATGCAGCGGCTGGGCTGGGGCTCCGCCTTTCTGGCCATTCCGCTGGCTGCCGGTCTGGCAACCGAGCGTCTGGGCCTGCATATCATTCAGCGTACCCGCTGGGCGCGCGGCATGACGCAGATTTTCCGCGTTGATAACCCGCTGTTTGGTCGTGGCCTGAAATGGCAGCAGCGTCTTTGCTACCTTAATGCCATGCTGCACTTCCAGTTTGGTCTGCCACGCGTTGCCTTCCTGACTGCGCCGCTGGCCTACCTGCTGTTTAACCTGAATATTATTCATTCCTCGGCGTCGCTGATCTTCGCCTACGTGCTGCCGCACCTGGTCATGTCGCTCTATGTTAACTCCCGCATGAATGGCCGTTTCCGTTACACCTTCTGGGGTGAGATTTATGAAACGGTGATGTGCTTCCATCTGGTGATCCCGACCCTCCTGACCCTGCTGTCGCCAAAACATGGGAAGTTTAACGTCACCGATAAAGGCGGCGTGCTGGATCAGGGGTTCTTCGATTTCCATATCGTGCGTCCGCACGTGATTGTGGCGCTGCTGCTGGGCATCGGAATTGTGGCGGGTGTAGTGCGTGCCGTGATGCATGACTACTTTGGCGTCGATCCTTATGTCATCGCACTCAACGTCGGCTGGGCAATTTTCAGCCTGATCATTCTGATGGCGGCGATTGCCGTGGCGCGCGAAACCAAACAGGTGCGTAAAACTATCCGCGTAGATGTGCAAATCCCGGCGATTATTCACTACGCCAGCGGCATTTCCTCACGCACCCAGACCAGCAACCTTTCGATGGGCGGTGCGCAACTCGACGCGCCAGATGGACGCCATGAAACGGATGAGATTGAAGAGATTGATCTGATGCTGAAATCCGGCGCGATCACCATTCCGGTCAGTAAGATTTCCGGTGATGAGGAGAGCATTCGTCTGCGCTTTGAGGCGATGCCGCTGGCGCGTCGCCGCGAACTGGTCCGTGTGGTACTGGCGCGTGCGGATGCCTGGATTCAGCCGGAGTATAAGCAGGACAACCCACTGATTTCGCTGGGCACCATTATCCGTACCGTATTTGAGCTGTTCTGGCTGACCTGGAAGGGCCGCCACGATAAACGTAAAAATGTCGATCCGGTGGCTGCCGCGGCGAAAGAGGATGGCGTGGCATGA
- the eptB gene encoding kdo(2)-lipid A phosphoethanolamine 7''-transferase: MNYIKTLTQQKLSLLLALYLGILLNLPIFYRRFDGFLSHSTITNWLTAVTEVVAIVLLTFFLMRLLSLGGKWFYRVLATLIVLISVAAAYYMAFFNVVIGYGIVASVMTTDTDLSKEVVGYHFILWMVLVSALPLLMIWRNKLSMTLNEQLRTPGQRLKPSVIMLLCVALVWLPIRFLDKLQKQNEEITNVDLPSYGGVVAHSYLPSNWLAAVGLFAWTRVDETLNSEELLDPAKKFTYVAPAGLDDTYVVFVIGETTRWDHMGMLGYERDTTPKLSKEKNLVAFRGESCDTATKLSLRCMFVREGGTMDNPGRTLKEQNVFAVMKELGFTSELFAMQSEVWFYDNINANNFAFREQIGSEKRNQGKAVDDMLLVPEMKASLDRFPKGKHLIVLHTKGSHYLYSQRYPRSFAKYQPECMGVDETCSKAQLINAYDNSVLYVDSMLDSVLDQLRDKKAIVFYASDHGESISENMHLHGTPREMAPPEQFRVPMMVWASDKYLEDSQNRSNFERLQAQQRVGRTHRHVELFDTILGCLGYTSPDGGINPANNWCQAPAKGQAKAL, encoded by the coding sequence ATGAATTATATTAAAACCCTGACTCAGCAGAAGTTATCGTTACTGCTGGCGCTCTACCTCGGTATCTTACTGAATTTACCAATTTTCTATCGTCGTTTTGATGGTTTTCTTTCGCACTCTACGATAACGAACTGGCTGACTGCCGTCACTGAAGTGGTGGCCATTGTGCTGCTGACTTTCTTCCTGATGCGGCTGCTGTCGCTGGGTGGAAAGTGGTTTTATCGCGTGCTGGCCACGCTGATAGTGCTGATTTCCGTTGCCGCTGCTTATTACATGGCATTTTTTAACGTCGTAATTGGCTACGGCATTGTGGCTTCGGTGATGACCACTGATACCGATCTTTCTAAAGAGGTGGTTGGCTACCATTTCATTCTGTGGATGGTGCTGGTCAGCGCGCTGCCGCTGCTGATGATCTGGCGTAATAAGCTGAGCATGACGTTGAATGAGCAGCTGCGCACGCCGGGACAGCGTCTTAAACCCTCCGTGATCATGCTGCTTTGCGTGGCGCTGGTCTGGTTGCCGATTCGCTTTCTGGACAAACTGCAGAAGCAAAACGAAGAGATTACCAACGTCGATCTACCGAGCTACGGCGGTGTCGTGGCACACTCTTATCTTCCTTCAAACTGGCTTGCAGCTGTAGGACTCTTTGCCTGGACCCGCGTGGATGAGACGCTGAATAGCGAGGAATTGCTGGATCCGGCGAAGAAGTTTACCTACGTCGCGCCTGCCGGCCTGGACGACACCTATGTGGTGTTTGTGATTGGTGAGACCACCCGCTGGGATCACATGGGGATGCTGGGCTACGAGCGTGACACCACGCCAAAGTTGTCGAAAGAGAAGAATCTTGTGGCGTTCCGGGGCGAATCCTGTGATACCGCGACCAAGCTGTCATTGCGCTGCATGTTCGTACGCGAAGGCGGCACCATGGATAACCCAGGTCGTACGCTGAAAGAGCAGAACGTGTTTGCGGTGATGAAAGAGCTGGGCTTCACGTCTGAGTTGTTTGCGATGCAGAGCGAAGTCTGGTTCTACGACAACATCAATGCCAACAACTTTGCTTTCCGTGAGCAGATTGGTTCAGAGAAGCGTAATCAGGGCAAAGCGGTGGATGACATGCTGCTGGTGCCGGAGATGAAAGCGTCACTGGATCGTTTCCCGAAAGGTAAGCATCTGATCGTGTTGCACACTAAAGGGTCGCACTACCTCTATTCACAGCGTTATCCGCGCAGTTTCGCGAAATATCAGCCGGAATGTATGGGCGTGGATGAGACCTGCAGCAAAGCGCAGTTGATTAACGCTTATGACAACTCGGTGCTGTATGTCGATAGTATGCTGGATAGCGTGCTGGATCAGCTGCGTGATAAGAAGGCGATCGTTTTCTATGCCTCTGATCACGGTGAGTCGATTAGCGAGAATATGCATTTGCACGGCACGCCGCGCGAGATGGCGCCACCTGAGCAGTTCCGCGTACCGATGATGGTCTGGGCCTCCGATAAGTATCTGGAAGACAGCCAGAACCGCAGCAATTTTGAGCGTTTGCAGGCGCAGCAGCGCGTAGGCCGCACTCATCGCCATGTTGAGTTGTTCGACACCATTCTGGGCTGTCTGGGTTATACCTCGCCAGATGGCGGTATTAACCCCGCCAACAACTGGTGTCAGGCACCGGCAAAAGGTCAGGCTAAAGCGCTGTAA